attactttactagcatgtgagatgagtgcaattgtgtggtagtttgagcattctttggcattgcctttctttggaattggaatgaaaactgaccttttccagtcctgtggccactgctgagttttcaaatttgctggcatattgagtgcagcactttcacagcatcatctttcagcatttgaaatagctcaactggaattccatcacctccactagctttgttcgtagtgatgctttctaaggcccacttgacttcacattccaggatgtctggctctaggtgagtgatcacaccatcgtgattatctgggacgtgaagatcttttttgtacagttcttctgtgtattcttgccacctctttttaatatcttctgcttctgttaggtccataccatttctgtcctttatcgagcccatctttgcatgaaatattcccttggtatctttaatgttcttgaagagatctctagtctttcccattctgttgttttcctctatttctttgcaatgatcgctgaggaaggctttcttatctcttcttgctattctttggaactctgcaataagatgcttaaatctttcctttgctcctttgctttttgcttctcttcttttcacagctatttgtaaggcctccccagacagccattttcttttttacatttcttttccatggggatggtcttgatccctgtctcctgtacaatgtcacgaacctcagtccatagatcatcaggcactctgtctatcagatctaggcccttaaatctatttctcacttccactgtataatcataaggaatttgatttaggtcatacctgaatggtctagtggttttccctactttcttcaatttaagtctgaatttggcaataaggagttcatgatctgagccacagtcagctcctggtcttgtttttgttgaatgtatagagcttctccatctttggctgcaaagaatataatcaatctgattttgttgttgaccatctggtgatgtccatgtggagagtcttctcttgtgttgttggaagagggtgtttgctatgaccagtgcattttcttggcaaaactctattagtctttgccctgcttcattccgtattccaaggccaaatttgcctgttactccagctgtttcttgacttcctacttttgcattccagtcccctataatgaaaaggacatcttttttgagtgttagttctaaaaggtcttgtaggtcttcatagaaccattcaacttcagcttcttcagcgttattgattggggcatagacttggattactgtgatactgaatggtttgccttggaaacgaacagagatcattctgtcgtttttgagattgcatccaagtactgcatttcgaactcttttgttgaccatgatggctactccatttcttctgagggattcctgcctgcagtagtagatataatggtcatctgagttaaattcatccattccagtccatttcagttcgcggattcctagaatgttgacgttcactcttgccatctcctgtttgaccacttccaatttgccttgattcatggacctgacataccaggttcttatgcaatattgctctttacagcatcagaccttgcttttatcaccagtcacatccacagctgggtattgtttttgctttggctccatcccttcattctttctggagttatttctccactgatctccagtagcatattgggctcctactgacctggggagttgtTCTTTCAGTATCGTAtcaatttgccttttcatactgttcatggggttctcaaggcaagaatactgaagtggtttgccattctcttctccagtggaccacattctgtcagatctctccaccatgacccgcccgtcttgggttgccccacgggcacgtcttagtttcattgagttagacaagactgtggtcttagcgtgattagattgactagttttctgtgcgTATGGTTTcggtgtgtctgccctctgatgccctcttgcaacgcCTACcgttacttgggtttctcttacgtggggcgtggggtatctcttcagggctgctccagcaaagcacagctgctgctccttaccttggacgaggggtatctcctcaccactgcccttcctgaccttgaacgtgggatagctcctctaggccctcctgtgcccacgcagccactgctccatggatgtggggttggtcctcccggccttATAAGTCAATAAGaacgctaaaaaaaaaaaagaaagaaagaaagaaagaaagcaagccaTGAGAACACCTAAAAGGCGTGGACTGTAAGAGTTCAACCCTGTAATACTTGTGAAATACTTGACAAGGTAACCACAATACTTACActgagaaagattttatttttcagaataaaataaatatgactttACAGATACCATACAGCATGACTTAAATTACAAAAGAGAAGATGTGACACAGACTGTATACTAGttattaaaatttgcttttaaaaatcaaaaagcaagagcagaaggaaaaacctCATCAACAAATACCAACTATTTGGCAAGCAAGGGCAACATTTACAAGAGGAggagacctttttaaaaaacaaagcagttATGGTTTTATCCGTAACATAAAGCAGCCAGTTGCTTGTCACTGGTTatcacagtgtgtgtgtatgtgtgcatgtgtatgcacatgcatacgtgtgcaagtgtgtgcacatgtatactGAACGGAGGAGGGGAGAACTAGTCAGCAACACAtgtccctctccttccttccttctgtcctcCCGCTACCATCCTCCTTACTTTCCCTGGGCCGTGGTGGTATTCAACTCcttttttctttacagttttttttttttttcccgtgtGTCCCTGGGCGTGTAGAAAAAACAAAGTGATTGAGTGAATTCATGTGCCATAAAACTCACCCTTTAAAATAGAGTACAATACATTAGTTTATATGGTACATTTAAAAACTTGTaaaaccatcaccacagttttagaatattttcatcatccttTAAAAAAGCCCATACATAATAGCAGTCACTTTCTACATTCCCCCACATTTTAGCTTGTGGGGAGACAAAACCAAAAAGCTGTGGTTGTGGTTGTTAATTTGATTCAATATCTCTTGGAATGAAATACCACCAGGGCTGAATATTATCTCCCTTTACATATTTCTTTCCCCAAACATGGAAGCTTATAACATAGCATCAATAATCTTTGACTTTTATTCTAAATCATACATTCTAAGTAGCTGAAGGTTGCAGttatttaaaactgttttattaATGTACTTTAGAATTCATATCCAGCTTTTGATGTTTCAATCTCTCTGGCAAGTTAACTATcaacttattttatgtttttatatcctgtattattacaaaaatatttaaaataatatttactaaaagcaaaatggaaaagtAAAATTTACTGTATTATGATTTGACTTTTACTGTAAATCATACATTCTAAGTACTTGATTCTagttatttaaaacttttattaatgTTCTTTAGAATTAGTTATCATATCTAACATTTGATGTGCTTCAATCTCTGGCAAGTTAACTGtcaacttattttatatttttatatcctgcattattagaaaaaatgtttaatatttactaaaaactaaatagaaaataagtaaaatttaactACTGTATTATGCTGATCAAAACCCAGGTGCTTTTATGTTCTTCATTgcgtttgcttttttttttaagtatttatttatttattatttggcttcGTGGGTgtcttaggtgcagcatgtggcatctattTCCCtgtccagagactgaacccaggaccTCTGCACTgccagtgcagagtcttagccacagggaAGTTCCCAgggattttgtttgttggttttgttttaaggAAGGGggggtgtttttgtgtgtgtgtgttttttcttttttgtttttagcaaaattagaaaaaagaaaggggaaggaaTTGTGTAAACAAGTGTGGTACTGGCAACGAGTTAGCCTTCTGATTGTACTTCCAGAGGACATGCAGTTTATGAAAACCCTTCGCTTGTATTCTATCATATATAGTAAAGAGGAAATGGTAAATTGTAAATAATACAATTATACATCAAGGTAAAGAGAACAGAGTCTGGAAAAGAACCTGACACCATACAAAACTGTATAATGGTCCTGTGAAGATAACAACAGCATTCCTTACTCTTAAAGAACCTTCCTGTCTTTTTGCGTTTGATTTTGTAAATCCTGGGTCAAATAAAAGCTACAatgttaaatatgaaaaaaaaaaaaaagaaaagaaaaatggaaatgactCACCAGTTACTTCCTGAACTTGCAGCTCTCTAGCTATCCTCAGTCCTAACTAAACATGGTTCCCACTGCCCTAGCTTCCCTTTCCTCTCATCTCATTGTCAAAAATCACTGACAATAGATTTTCTCTTTAGAATGCAGAGTTTGCACTCTAATCTGGCAAAGAGTTTGCTTACCTGATGATATGCATGTTTGGGTGGTAAGAAAAAGTGTTATGTGAAGCATGGGAGAACTGGTTTCTAATCCTGGCTTTGCCATAGTCTCACTCTATAGACTAGCTTTATGACACACTCATACTTCTtggtcttcagtttcttctttgacAAAATGGAGGTGATTAGAATAATTACGTCTCTTTAACCTAATTAATGTAGTTATTTAGAAGAATATATATGACACTATATAAAAACACCTTACGAAACTGAAATACTGTACAAATGCTCAGTTTCAAGATTATATCATTACATTTCTGAAACCACTTGATGGAATTGGCCAGACTCCTCCTACCGAGGGGCTGTATAACTTAAGGAGAAAAGCATAGCAGAAAGTTGGGGAAAGAATTCTTGCTTTGTTTGTATAGTCAGATGAGTGGTTTTCAAGTGAGTGTGGGTGATAACACATCTGGAAATCATAGAAACACAAAATATTGATGCATTTAATTACATCATACAAATCAGGACTATTTAGTCCTAGTTAGTCCTGACTCTTTTGATGAACTATGATTATGTAACATGTATACAATACAAGTAaaagggcttaccaggtggctcagaggtaaacaatctgcctgccaatgcaagagacacagaagatgtgggtttgatccttgggttgggaagatcccctggagaaggaaatggcaacccactacagtattcttgcctggagaatcccatggacagaggagcctggcaagctacagtccatggggtcacaaaaagtctgatGTAACAGCACCCAACACTCACTCatacaaataaaaagtaaagatgtACTACtcctcagttcttttcttatTCTAAGCCCAAAATAGGGTTACTTGTGCTCTTTACTCACCATGGTAGTCAGGGTTCTCAGAAAAATAGAACCAAGAGGAGACAGACAGATCAGAAGACAACTTAAAGAATTGATTCATGTGACTGTAGAGGCTCGCAATTCAAAATCTGCAGGGCAGTCTGGCAGGCTAGAGACCCAGGAAAGTGTTGAGTGTACAGCTCCAGACTGAAGGCAGTCTGTTGGCAGGATTTCCTCTTCCTTAAGGGATGTGAGTCTTTTTCTTAAgtccttcaactgattggataagGCCCACCCACCTTGGTTGggtggcattaccaactcaatggatgtgaatttgagcaaactccaggagataatgaaggacagggaagactgtcatgctacagtccatgggatcataaagagtcagccatgacttagtgactgaacaccaccaccaccttatGGAGGGTGATCTGCTTTATTCAATCTGTTGATTTAATCTCATCTTAAAAGGATATTCACAGAAACATCCAGCtgtgtttgaccaaatatctaaCATCACAGCCTAGCcaaaatgacataaaattaacAATCAGACTCACCAACTTACAAATCACAGCAGCAGGCTGCAGTTTCCCCATCCCTCCCTTGTCAATTTTCCAGGGATTTCTTACGACTGAATGTCCAAGGGTGATTCTGTGTGTGCCATGGGAGGGGACAGCATGAAATGTGAGAGCAAGTCCAGCACACAGCAGCTCTGAAACACTAAGCAATAAGCTGCCCAACTGGGACAGCTTCCAGGGACAAGCCAGCCCTGGGACCTCCAGTCAGGCCATTGCCCAAGGCCTAGCAGCAAATCATGCTCCCACAGAGCAGTTTTAATTCCTGCCCATTGGACCCAGCACCTCCCAGGCCACATGCTGAGCCCAAAGGTAGTGTCAGGTTAAATTTGGGTGATGACACTCTCTTGAAATACTCGGAGCCTCTCTTCAACTACAGTTAAGActgttctcctttttttctcattcacTGATTGTTCTGTTTCCTTTATTGTTTATTATGCAAAGGCCAAGTCTAAATCACCTCAGACAGCTCTGCTACTCTGAATCTTGATTTGAAATCTTGGTGAAGGTTGTTtcgttattttgttgttgttgttgttgattttgttttctctgtaaGACCTTCTCAAGTAGTTCTCTCAGATCCTTTGTTTCTGATGGCTTTTTGCCTAGTACCTGGGGCATGGTTCGTGCTCTATGGTTAA
The sequence above is a segment of the Bos taurus isolate L1 Dominette 01449 registration number 42190680 breed Hereford chromosome 20, ARS-UCD2.0, whole genome shotgun sequence genome. Coding sequences within it:
- the LOC132343219 gene encoding craniofacial development protein 2-like translates to MNQGKLEVVKQEMARVNVNILGIRELKWTGMDEFNSDDHYIYYCRQESLRRNGVAIMVNKRVRNAVLGCNLKNDRMISVRFQGKPFSITVIQVYAPINNAEEAEVEWFYEDLQDLLELTLKKDVLFIIGDWNAKVGSQETAGVTGKFGLGIRNEAGQRLIEFCQENALVIANTLFQQHKRRLSTWTSPDGQQQNQIDYILCSQRWRSSIHSTKTRPGADCGSDHELLIAKFRLKLKKVGKTTRPFRYDLNQIPYDYTVEVRNRFKGLDLIDRVPDDLWTEVRDIVQETGIKTIPMEKKCKKENGCLGRPYK